The following proteins come from a genomic window of Achromobacter deleyi:
- a CDS encoding 3-deoxy-7-phosphoheptulonate synthase: MTRIDDPLHDREVGTADATQDNTRTDDTRISAVRPLISPALLQDELPVSAEIQSLVEDSRARIADVLHGRDDRLVLVVGPCSIHDHGQAMEYARQLRSAADQYRDDLLIVMRVYFEKPRTTVGWKGYINDPRLDGSFRINEGLRRARELLLDISGLGLPIATEFLDLLSPQYIADLIAWGAIGARTTESPSHRQLSSGLSCPLGFKNGTDGGVQIAADAIVAASARHAFMGMTKMGMAAIFETRGNEDTHVILRGGKQGPNYDAASVDACCAVLRAAGQREQVMIDCSHANSNKSHLRQVDVARDIAAQLSQGDSRITGVMIESHLEEGRQDLKPGQPLRHGVSITDACLGWTQTLPVLDLLADAVRQRRAKTGG; the protein is encoded by the coding sequence TTGACCCGCATTGACGATCCCCTGCACGACCGCGAGGTCGGCACGGCCGACGCCACCCAGGACAACACCCGCACGGACGACACCCGCATCAGCGCCGTGCGTCCGTTGATCTCGCCCGCCCTGCTGCAGGACGAGCTGCCGGTCTCGGCCGAGATCCAGTCGCTGGTCGAGGACAGCCGCGCCCGCATCGCCGACGTGCTGCATGGCCGCGACGACCGCCTGGTGCTGGTGGTCGGCCCCTGCTCGATCCACGACCACGGCCAGGCCATGGAATACGCGCGCCAGCTGCGCTCGGCCGCCGACCAGTACCGTGATGACCTGCTGATCGTGATGCGCGTCTATTTCGAGAAGCCCCGCACCACCGTCGGCTGGAAGGGCTACATCAACGATCCGCGCCTGGACGGCAGCTTCCGCATCAACGAAGGCCTGCGCCGCGCCCGTGAACTGCTGCTGGACATCAGCGGCCTGGGCCTGCCGATCGCCACCGAGTTCCTCGACCTGCTCAGCCCGCAGTACATCGCCGACCTGATCGCCTGGGGCGCCATCGGCGCGCGCACCACCGAAAGCCCCAGCCATCGCCAGCTCAGCTCCGGCCTGAGCTGCCCGCTCGGCTTCAAGAACGGCACCGACGGCGGCGTGCAGATCGCGGCCGACGCCATCGTCGCCGCCAGCGCCAGGCACGCCTTCATGGGCATGACCAAGATGGGCATGGCCGCCATCTTCGAGACCCGCGGCAACGAAGACACCCACGTCATCCTGCGCGGTGGCAAGCAGGGCCCCAACTACGACGCGGCCAGCGTCGACGCCTGTTGCGCCGTGCTGCGCGCCGCCGGCCAGCGCGAACAGGTCATGATCGACTGCTCGCACGCTAACTCCAACAAGTCGCACCTGCGCCAGGTCGACGTGGCCCGCGACATCGCCGCCCAGCTGTCGCAAGGCGACAGCCGCATCACCGGCGTGATGATCGAGAGTCATCTCGAGGAAGGCCGCCAGGACCTCAAGCCCGGCCAGCCGCTGCGCCATGGCGTGTCGATCACCGACGCCTGCCTGGGCTGGACCCAGACCCTGCCGGTGCTGGACCTGCTGGCCGACGCGGTGCGCCAGCGCCGCGCCAAGACCGGCGGCTGA
- a CDS encoding NAD(P)/FAD-dependent oxidoreductase, whose amino-acid sequence MKTDVVVLGAGIIGVSAALHLQARGRSVVLLDRRGPGEETSYGNAGLIERASVIPYAFPRDWRSLLRYAGNRTPDVRYHARFLPRLAPWLLRYWWHSAPSRLARAAAAMLPLIERSVAEHDALKDAAGIGALFRRNGWIDGMRSQQSLDRAATEAAALAHYGLDYQVLDRQALSALEPSLSPRMVGAIHWRDPVNVSDPGAVARGYAALFQQRGGLLARGDARSLEAVSGGWRVRGVTGPVEAREVVVALGPWSPDVLRPLGYRVPMAVKRGYHQHFALEGGAALSHPVADIDSGFVMSPMTLGLRLTTGAEFAPRDAPPSPVQVARTRALAAQLLPLGEAVEKTPWMGCRPCMPDMRPVIGAAPRHPGLWLAFGHAHHGFTLGPVTGKLLACLMTGQAPDMDPAPYALNR is encoded by the coding sequence ATGAAAACAGACGTGGTTGTCCTGGGCGCGGGCATCATCGGGGTGAGCGCCGCGCTGCACCTGCAGGCGCGCGGCCGCTCGGTGGTCCTGCTGGACCGGCGCGGTCCCGGCGAGGAAACCAGCTACGGCAATGCCGGGTTGATCGAACGCGCCAGCGTCATTCCCTACGCCTTTCCGCGCGACTGGCGCAGCCTGCTGCGTTACGCCGGCAACCGCACGCCCGACGTCCGCTACCACGCGCGCTTCCTGCCGCGCCTCGCGCCTTGGCTGCTGCGCTATTGGTGGCATTCGGCGCCATCGCGGCTGGCGCGCGCCGCGGCCGCCATGCTGCCGCTGATCGAGCGCAGCGTGGCCGAGCACGATGCGCTCAAGGACGCCGCCGGCATCGGTGCGCTGTTCCGCCGCAACGGCTGGATCGATGGCATGCGCAGCCAGCAGAGCCTGGACCGCGCCGCGACCGAGGCCGCCGCGCTGGCGCACTACGGGCTCGACTACCAGGTGCTGGACCGCCAGGCCCTGTCGGCGCTGGAGCCGTCGTTGTCGCCACGCATGGTGGGCGCGATCCACTGGCGCGACCCGGTCAACGTGTCGGATCCGGGCGCGGTGGCGCGCGGCTACGCGGCGCTGTTCCAGCAACGCGGCGGCCTGCTGGCGCGCGGCGATGCGCGCAGCCTGGAAGCGGTGTCGGGCGGCTGGCGCGTGCGCGGCGTGACCGGGCCGGTCGAGGCGCGCGAGGTGGTGGTGGCGCTGGGGCCGTGGTCGCCCGATGTGCTGCGGCCGCTGGGGTATCGCGTGCCCATGGCGGTCAAGCGCGGCTATCACCAGCATTTCGCATTGGAGGGCGGCGCCGCGCTGTCGCATCCGGTGGCCGATATCGACAGCGGCTTCGTGATGTCGCCCATGACGCTGGGCCTGCGCCTGACCACGGGCGCCGAGTTCGCGCCGCGCGACGCGCCGCCGTCGCCGGTGCAGGTGGCGCGCACGCGGGCGCTGGCGGCGCAGTTGCTGCCGCTGGGCGAGGCGGTGGAGAAAACGCCGTGGATGGGCTGCCGGCCGTGCATGCCGGACATGCGCCCGGTGATCGGCGCGGCGCCGCGGCATCCGGGCCTGTGGCTGGCCTTCGGCCACGCGCATCACGGCTTCACGCTGGGGCCGGTGACCGGCAAGCTGCTGGCCTGCCTGATGACGGGACAGGCGCCGGACATGGATCCGGCGCCGTATGCATTGAACCGCTAG
- a CDS encoding GNAT family N-acetyltransferase, whose translation MSSPARLPPVTLEGEIVRLEPLALAHAAALAEAGLHPELWRLQPEPVESADDMRRYVERALAGQVAGACLPFAIVRRADGQVIGATRYMDIALPHKRLEIGATWLTPASQRSGANTEAKYLLLQHAFETIGIIRVVFKTEVTNLQSRQAILRIGGVEEGVFRKHLIAQSGRTRDIVYFAILDEDWPAAKARLLARLRRTP comes from the coding sequence ATGTCCTCCCCCGCCCGCCTGCCGCCCGTCACCCTGGAAGGCGAGATCGTCCGGCTCGAACCCCTGGCCCTGGCGCACGCCGCCGCGCTGGCCGAGGCCGGGCTGCACCCCGAGCTGTGGCGGCTGCAACCCGAACCGGTCGAATCGGCCGACGACATGCGCCGCTATGTCGAACGCGCGCTGGCCGGCCAGGTCGCCGGCGCCTGCCTGCCGTTCGCGATCGTGCGGCGCGCCGACGGCCAGGTCATCGGCGCCACGCGTTATATGGATATCGCCCTGCCGCACAAGCGCCTGGAGATCGGCGCCACCTGGCTCACCCCCGCCAGCCAGCGCAGCGGCGCCAACACCGAAGCCAAATATCTTTTATTGCAGCACGCCTTTGAAACAATTGGTATCATACGGGTCGTGTTCAAGACGGAAGTGACCAACCTGCAATCCCGGCAGGCCATCCTCCGTATCGGCGGCGTCGAGGAAGGGGTGTTCCGCAAGCACCTCATCGCGCAGTCCGGACGCACCCGCGACATAGTCTATTTCGCCATCCTCGACGAGGATTGGCCCGCCGCCAAAGCGCGCCTGCTGGCTCGCCTGCGGCGCACGCCGTAG
- a CDS encoding response regulator transcription factor: MTIIIVDDHGDWRDTIAEFIHDLGLGEAILTAGSLSELDQLLLSVTPGILVLDAMLPDGDGLTRVSHLRTTYPSMGIIMLTGRLLSEDKVSGLSLGADHYLTKPVNLAELGATLVSLSRRLRVVPANSPEAPSVDVWRFDPARRMLVSPKRIHVDITDTESRLIGALIQAAPLPLSRGRLVEALGASAEAYDTHRLDAHMHRLRRKLRAQAGGDMGIRTVYGVGYVCTMPVQVISNPKR; the protein is encoded by the coding sequence GTGACCATCATCATCGTCGACGATCACGGGGACTGGCGCGACACCATCGCCGAATTCATCCACGACCTCGGCCTGGGCGAAGCCATCCTCACCGCGGGCTCGCTGTCCGAACTCGACCAACTGCTGCTGAGCGTCACCCCCGGCATCCTGGTGCTGGACGCCATGCTGCCCGACGGCGACGGACTGACGCGCGTGTCCCACCTGCGCACCACCTATCCCTCAATGGGCATCATCATGCTCACCGGGCGCCTGTTGAGCGAAGACAAGGTGTCGGGCCTGAGCCTGGGCGCCGACCATTACCTGACCAAGCCCGTCAACCTGGCCGAACTGGGCGCGACGCTCGTCTCGCTGTCGCGCCGCCTGCGCGTGGTGCCCGCCAACAGCCCCGAGGCGCCCAGCGTCGACGTCTGGCGCTTCGATCCGGCGCGCCGCATGCTGGTCTCGCCCAAGCGCATCCACGTCGACATCACCGATACCGAGAGCCGCCTGATCGGCGCGCTGATCCAGGCCGCGCCGCTGCCGCTGTCGCGCGGCCGGCTGGTCGAGGCGCTCGGCGCCAGCGCCGAAGCCTACGACACCCATCGGCTCGACGCCCACATGCACCGCCTGCGCCGCAAGCTGCGCGCGCAGGCCGGCGGCGACATGGGCATCCGCACGGTGTATGGCGTCGGCTATGTCTGCACCATGCCCGTGCAGGTCATCAGCAATCCCAAGCGTTGA
- a CDS encoding HpcH/HpaI aldolase/citrate lyase family protein codes for MSLAARPRRSVLYMPGANARALDKARGLDADTLILDLEDAVAPDAKALARQQVAAALRAGGYGRRECVVRVNALDTPWGLDDVRAIAQAGADAVLLPKVQSAAELDALAQALDAAGAPAALPLWAMAETPLGFLRLDAIAAGHARLAAIVVGTSDLVKDLHARHTPERHETLLARSLAVLAARAHGLAVLDGVHLDLDDDAGLAAACRQGRDQGFDGKTLIHPRQIAAANAAFAPTDAELASARKRLDAWHAAQAAGQGVAVVDGALVENLHAREAERLLALADAIAARATPA; via the coding sequence ATGTCCCTCGCCGCCCGTCCCCGCCGTTCCGTCCTGTACATGCCGGGCGCCAATGCGCGCGCGCTGGACAAGGCCCGCGGCCTCGATGCCGACACGCTGATCCTGGACCTGGAAGACGCGGTCGCGCCCGATGCCAAGGCGCTGGCGCGCCAGCAGGTCGCCGCGGCCCTGCGCGCCGGCGGCTATGGCCGGCGCGAATGCGTGGTGCGCGTCAATGCGCTCGATACGCCGTGGGGCCTGGACGACGTGCGCGCCATCGCGCAGGCCGGCGCCGACGCGGTGCTGCTGCCCAAGGTGCAATCGGCGGCCGAGCTGGACGCGTTGGCGCAAGCGCTGGACGCAGCCGGCGCGCCCGCCGCGCTGCCGTTGTGGGCGATGGCCGAGACGCCGCTGGGATTCCTGCGCCTGGACGCCATCGCCGCCGGCCACGCGCGGCTCGCGGCCATCGTGGTGGGCACCTCCGACCTGGTCAAGGACCTGCACGCGCGCCACACGCCCGAGCGCCACGAAACGCTGCTGGCCCGTTCGCTGGCGGTGCTGGCCGCGCGCGCCCATGGCCTGGCCGTGCTGGACGGCGTGCACCTGGACCTGGATGACGACGCCGGCCTGGCCGCCGCGTGCCGCCAGGGACGCGACCAGGGCTTCGACGGCAAGACGCTGATCCACCCCCGGCAGATCGCCGCCGCCAACGCCGCCTTCGCCCCGACCGATGCGGAACTCGCCAGCGCGCGCAAGCGGCTCGACGCCTGGCACGCGGCCCAGGCCGCGGGCCAGGGGGTGGCGGTGGTCGACGGCGCGCTGGTCGAGAACCTGCACGCGCGCGAAGCCGAACGCCTGCTGGCCTTGGCCGACGCCATCGCCGCGCGCGCGACCCCGGCCTGA